In Drosophila yakuba strain Tai18E2 chromosome 2R, Prin_Dyak_Tai18E2_2.1, whole genome shotgun sequence, a single genomic region encodes these proteins:
- the LOC6530671 gene encoding leucine-rich repeat-containing protein 4B, with translation MDLHWQLLTFIVCLQLLRSAGFILQPEVRKCSYGHIDKLLRIRCYDLDLKEVPQNLKTSVEVLDLSHNRIRRLKTSSFQRYTDIKFLMLYDNMILSVEVGTFESLTSLQEIDLSNNGLTTIPLELFQLPRLRNLYIDSNELTSLNLQALEKPIRAPLEYLNVAGCELQELPDLGILPKLWQLNASMNPLENFRIDSLANMCHLQVIDLTKSQLSQCGCQQVTNHLMMLGASPKFVPVCLEALDNRVCPLPYNRTIHSPTFASCQTTLQFAETRSFWLFGAGCFGGVCFVLLIVIFCVIHCRRKRAQRRKRNAQKRKPFVISPRNAINNRQPEDEPLHCDTARK, from the exons ATGGACCTGCATTGGCAGCTGCTCACGTTTATCGTGTGCCTCCAGTTGTTGCGTTCCGCCGGCTTCATCCTTCAGCCGGAAGTGCGCAAGTGCAGCTACGGCCACATCGACAAGTTGCTGCGCATTCGATGCTACGACTTGGACCTGAAGGAGGTGCCCCAGAACCTCAAGACCTCGGTGGAG GTTCTGGATCTATCGCACAATCGCATCAGGAGACTGAAAACTAGCTCGTTTCAGAGATACACGGACATTAAGTTTCTGATGCTCTATGATAACATGATCTTATCGGTGGAGGTGGGAACCTTCGAGTCACTTACCTCGCTCCAG GAAATTGATCTTTCGAATAATGGATTGACTACAATACCGCTGGAGTTGTTTCAGCTGCCGCGACTGAGAAACCTCTACATCGACAGCAACGAGCTGACATCTCTTAATCTCCAAGCACTGGAGAAGCCCATCCGGGCACCACTGGAGTACCTGAACGTGGCAGGTTGCGAGCTGCAGGAGTTACCCGACTTGGGAATACTTCCCA AGCTATGGCAACTAAATGCCTCGATGAATCCGCTGGAGAACTTCAGGATCGACAGCCTGGCTAATATGTGCCACCTGCAGGTCATCGATCTGACCAAGTCGCAGCTGAGCCAGTGTGGCTGCCAGCAGGTCACCAACCATCTCATGATGCTCGGCGCCAGTCCGAAGTTCGTGCCAGTTTGCTTGG AGGCGCTCGACAACCGCGTATGTCCACTGCCCTACAATCGGACGATCCATTCGCCAACATTCGCCAGTTGCCAGACTACACTGCAGTTTGCCGAAACGCGCAGCTTTTGGCTCTTTGGAGCTGGCTGTTTTGGCGGAgtttgttttgtgcttttaa TTGTCATCTTCTGCGTGATACACTGTAGGAGAAAACGAGCCCAGCGACGAAAGAGGAATGCCCAGAAGCGAAAGCCGTTTGTGATCTCGCCCAGAAACGCCATCAATAACCGTCAGCCGGAGGACGAGCCTCTGCACTGTGATACTGCCCGAAAATAG
- the LOC6530672 gene encoding maternal protein tudor, with the protein MNGQPPNAGPSKVDLFITHVDHVGPYLKVYGQVNRDAAFLVSKRIEQLLPTCFAIEPSWSVERQQALLMPGTFCVFKKTNGPAPGDIEYRRIRVVSADLEGQVMRTEIEFLDFGYKRTVDSHDLMFPKQPKLLQNIPLLCSQYIVLGICSEWDQTDLAVVQDLIVNQTVQINVDPTHICDQKFASLRWKDFELNEFLVQQKQIGAPVGKQLMMDHCKKLWKDTPQSPVTEYNNNSIHNSKTPTEIAREQLAVRRSLAARLDAQRSVQVTPPRPLNVDAPDYTPKQLPLVNVTNVQVPMQGLNNTQKPVFVPANPYNRANYQPAVPAAQPYVPKATPRSQYTYYNVRMNKPITAMPPPAGPHVPIQHYNQQASYVPLSYVPARFTPPPTPSIAQRAKQSTIPAFRTTSLTVGLTYDVDISYVENGPYLFWVHLKSSGDNLSAMMGQIERTKLKALAQAPELGTACVARFSEDGHLYRAMVSAVHAQRYRVVYVDYGNSEMLSTSDLFQIPPELLEIKPFAFRFALAGTKEIEPIDESMKRIFKKSAIYRNFELTVQAPESVGSMQTCHLNQNGTNMLELLRQLKNSRQSYKKAEQLENDDAVEIRFIDSPSNFYVQKVSNIGKFEQLMDEMFSYYNANQKVPDQLILGAPCIVKCDQEWYRAEILRVDDSVIVRHVDFGYEQNVKRHLIGHIAEKHLEMPRQAIKCCLKGFENSELSEDKITDQFEMLAEESNIRRRTFSVRIFRIEPDGLNVVNLLAKNLNVMKKLYKLSMPFEQYLSLEKGQFNANTTRAESVISSELDKSLILNSTSIVESDNRLQVQEKQQPQKKDEAKQQQLAIEIPQPVRAVGGVKSSADWDKRSSTSAGSKDSKRQQQQQNQRPDRHLDSSFETQSIGSYNSGMSSPRKGNRQQNGRTPIQSPRHNGKQEAKKNARFNNNESPPRRTQDSQQGNQRSQNAPQGYAQKPQRQKSTLDGTISSKRSSGVESDIASSSSEPVAVSKPEKYISLEKPYALQEMKTPSKEPASLSWWISPFQFYVVPKSVSAKYDNVLRDMRQFYRQKQHQPLQLKVGSTVVVRQRKDNAILRATVTACNHMMRKYRVFCVDTGSLITVTSEDVWQLEQRFAEPPCMAHRCSFHSVVTNYDPLYIVDRMEKFVPVNAKVDCEFVSKEKSTHGSNNSSTYSYTVNMFVNGASLRDMLVKAEFLTEVAPEIRVNLLAGQQIRGKFSSIRDMTSFKVQFDYCNVNFLCTYDDAKFVKSNPDLARRFKEFYEGKSFALNVKNVCENNIVHLRPVMPLFKEDRKTFVCPYPVVLSSFQALVVYTAKPYRVYVQPQAIVPAMQTLLDNMYKHYQAKGDPLKKFEVGQICAVRSSDGNWYRARITGRDSNAAISEVFYIDYGNTEEIKRDDIKALDAQFYEYASGFAVEINLPIGRPSNEAKLKTRIAEILEEKVVTIKSIEVRRSHLIADVVMENNQSVIDLLKSEKLVPGIDLDYMRKQMEKGKSRTYEYIETVDLTLDEEEDKGRKETGSKSSSANASPKKKQNNDKDREPKKSKPAEPAPTSAPSPVPLKAPSPVPAEPAPKPAIPVPEAVDVPEINPTVEEAAPESKPAPAKEDPYKDLDCVVLSHCDNPAQFFVHPIDQLSKLNQLHENLQIVSPSLPQLMNVVNGADCVSMYSVDKCWYRAKIIDAELMVLLFIDYGNTDCVSDATDIKESMWSHIEPFCLPCALPICPKGTADWVDAANGIFNESYSKIPRLEYLTQGDHYTTSYVNMYIEGEDVAKKLITDGFARPLEYLASGCSCYISHVNGICDFFIQLERDSKALELIEMYLREEDKLKPLERFEKGLIVAALFEDDELWYRAQLRKELPDSRYEVLFIDYGNTSTTSKCLMLSEEIASLPSLSKKCSLQLPEAYISWTPEAEAKFAELTGEGELVFTTKLLKPGHDHVTIDLLLDGENIIERLLPLCHRKEPKEASKESLTVTTKAIITHVENTSRLYLQFSEKDSLMDIICEKLNGSKLQLKTEKASVDDMCVVQFADDMEFYRSRILEVLEDDQYKVVLIDYGNTTVVDKLYELPQEFTLIKPVADVCSMEPCAVFEKNKALTLTTLDALLDSCNGVVAVEFVNKSATPPVVRLTTKDKRNLKIYEHLQKLIEAELKLIQKRNENSECVISYGSSPKSFYVQMKHNSADLDLIVKTLQSLKKEQLKILIDASTNSNGVCYSQEDSCYYRCSIKSVLEANQGFEVFLLDYGNTLIVPEVWKLPQEIEPIPSLALHCQLSEIPKDVSDEKLEEAFAALLEQHFGELYEITTQPNEDETKPFVAQLRINYKDFVQELASTVTGVQKPLEVELHNCVVVQYDDPMSFYVQMESDVPALEQMTDKLLDAEQELPAFGDLKEGALCVAQFPEDEVFYRAQIVKVLDEGKCEVHFIDFGNNAVSQQFRQLPEELAKPQRYSKHCELEASTISKCDAALLQTFIDTRFSETFQVEILATKGAGTHVVRLFYQSKNISEKLQENQ; encoded by the exons ATGAATGGACAGCCGCCCAATGCGGGACCCTCCAAAGTGGACCTGTTCATCACTCATGTGGATCACGTGGGTCCGTATCTGAAGGTCTACGGCCAGGTAAACCGAGACGCCGCCTTCCTGGTCAGCAAGCGAATCGAGCAGCTTTTGCCCACATGCTTTGCCATTGAGCCCAGTTGGTCAGTGGAGCGCCAGCAGGCTCTCCTCATGCCCGGCACGTTTTGTGTTTTCAAGAAGACCAATGGCCCGGCTCCTGGTGATATAGAGTACAGGCGGATACGTGTGGTCAGTGCCGACCTGGAGGGTCAGGTGATGCGGACGGAGATCGAGTTCCTGGACTTTGGCTATAAGCGCACTGTGGATAGTCATGAT CTTATGTTCCCGAAGCAACCCAAGCTGCTGCAGAACATTCCCCTGCTCTGCTCCCAGTACATTGTGCTGGGCATCTGCTCCGAGTGGGATCAGACCGATCTGGCTGTGGTTCAAGATCTGATTGTCAACCAGACCGTTCAAATCAACGTTGATCCCACACATATTTGTGACCAAAAATTCGCCAGTCTGCGCTGGAAGGACTTTGAGCTTAACGAGTTCTTGgtgcaacaaaaacaaatcgGAGCTCCGGTCGGCAAGCAACTCATGATGGACCACTGCAAGAAGCTGTGGAAGGATACTCCACAGTCTCCGGTCACCGAGTACAACAACAATAGTATACATAACTCAAAGACGCCCACGGAGATTGCCCGTGAGCAACTCGCGGTGCGACGATCCTTGGCTGCTCGCTTGGATGCACAGCGCTCGGTCCAAGTGACACCGCCAAGGCCGCTTAACGTCGATGCCCCAGACTATACGCCTAAACAGCTGCCGCTGGTCAATGTG ACAAATGTACAGGTGCCAATGCAAGGCCTAAACAATACTCAGAAACCGGTATTTGTACCGGCAAATCCTTATAATCGTGCCAACTATCAGCCCGCTGTGCCGGCTGCTCAACCATATGTGCCCAAGGCGACTCCCCGATCGCAATACACCTACTATAATGTTCGCATGAACAAACCGATTACAGCCATGCCGCCGCCGGCCGGTCCACATGTGCCCATTCAGCACTATAATCAACAGGCTAGCTACGTGCCCCTGAGCTATGTTCCTGCACGGTTCACCCCGCCTCCGACGCCATCGATTGCGCAACGGGCGAAACAAAGCACCATTCCTGCCTTCAGAACCACAAGCTTAACGGTGGGCCTCACCTACGACGTGGATATAAGCTATGTGGAAAACGGTCCGTACCTATTTTGGGTACACCTGAAAAGCAGCGGTGATAATCTGAGCGCCATGATGGGTCAGATTGAACGGACAAAGCTCAAGGCGCTCGCTCAGGCTCCTGAACTTGGAACTGCCTGCGTAGCCCGCTTCTCAGAAGATGGTCATTTGTATCGCGCTATGGTGAGCGCTGTCCACGCTCAACGTTACCGCGTTGTCTACGTGGACTACGGAAACTCTGAGATGTTGTCAACAAGTGATCTGTTTCAAATACCCCCAGAACTGTTGGAAATCAAGCCGTTTGCTTTCCGATTTGCTTTGGCCGGAACCAAGGAAATTGAGCCCATTGACGAAAGCATGaagcgaatttttaaaaagtcgGCCATTTATAGGAACTTTGAACTGACTGTACAGGCGCCGGAGAGTGTTGGCTCCATGCAAACCTGCCATCTTAACCAGAAT GGCACCAATATGCTAGAGCTTCTTAGACAGCTAAAGAATTCACGTCAGTCCTACAAAAAGGCGGAGCAACTTGAAAACGACGACGCCGTGGAgatccgttttattgattcGCCCAGCAACTTCTATGTGCAGAAAGTGTCAAACATAGGAAAGTTCGAGCAGCTCATGGACGAGATGTTTTCCTACTACAATGCAAACCAGAAAGTTCCCGATCAGTTGATCTTGGGCGCACCATGCATTGTCAAATGCGATCAGGAATGGTACCGCGCGGAGATTCTGCGTGTTGATGACTCTGTGATTGTGCGGCACGTAGATTTTGGTTATGAACAGAATGTGAAGCGGCACCTGATCGGCCATATTGCTGAGAAGCATCTGGAAATGCCGCGCCAGGCAATTAAGTGCTGCCTAAAAGGCTTCGAGAACAGCGAACTTAGCGAGGACAAGATTACCGACCAGTTCGAAATGTTAGCTGAGGAATCCAATATCCGTAGGCGCACATTCAGTGTGCGTATCTTTCGCATAGAACCCGATGGGCTGAACGTAGTGAACCTGCTGGCCAAAAACCTTAATGTTATGAAGAAACTCTATAAGCTTTCTATGCCTTTTGAACAGTACCTGTCCCTGGAAAAGGGTCAGTTTAATGCAAACACCACTCGCGCTGAGTCTGTGATTTCTTCTGAGTTAGATAAGAGCCTAATTTTGAATTCCACAAGTATTGTCGAGAGCGATAATCGTTTGCAAGTTCAGGAAAAACAGCAGCCACAGAAAAAGGACGAGGctaagcagcagcaactagcGATCGAAATTCCGCAACCAGTAAGGGCGGTAGGCGGAGTCAAGAGCTCCGCAGACTGGGACAAACGTAGCTCCACCTCAGCTGGCTCAAAGGACAGTAAgcgtcagcagcagcaacaaaatcaGCGACCGGATCGCCATTTGGACTCCAGCTTTGAAACGCAGAGTATCGGCAGTTACAACAGTGGCATGAGTTCGCCGCGCAAGGGTAACCGACAACAGAACGGTCGCACACCGATTCAATCACCACGGCATAATGGAAAGCAGgaagcgaaaaaaaatgc GCGCTTTAACAACAACGAGTCACCACCACGCAGGACTCAAGATAGCCAGCAGGGGAACCAACGCTCCCAAAATGCGCCACAGGGCTATGCTCAAAAACCACAGCGTCAAAAATCCACGTTGGACGGAACTATCAGCTCAAAGCGTTCCAGCGGAGTCGAGAGTGATATTGCCTCCTCTTCTTCCGAGCCGGTGGCAGTCAGCAAGCCGGAGAAGTACATCTCTTTGGAAAAACCGTATGCGCTGCAGGAGATGAAAACACCTAGTAAGGAGCCAGCCAGTCTGTCTTGGTGGATCTCGCCATTCCAGTTTTACGTCGTGCCCAAGTCTGTCTCCGCAAAGTATGATAATGTGCTGCGTGATATGCGACAGTTCTACCGCCAGAAGCAACACCAGCCACTTCAATTAAAGGTTGGATCCACTGTAGTAGTGCGCCAGCGAAAGGACAACGCCATTCTGCGGGCAACAGTAACCGCATGCAATCACATGATGCGCAAGTATCGCGTGTTTTGCGTGGACACTGGCAGCTTAATAACAGTCACCTCAGAGGATGTTTGGCAGTTGGAGCAGCGATTTGCAGAGCCGCCGTGCATGGCACATCGCTGCAGCTTTCACAGCGTGGTTACCAACTATGATCCTTTGTACATTGTAGATCGAATGGAAAAGTTCGTTCCAGTCAATGCTAAAGTCGATTGCGAGTTTGTGTCCAAAGAGAAGAGCACCCACGGCTCAAATAACAGCAGCACTTACTCCTATACAGTTAACATGTTTGTGAACGGAGCCTCGCTACGAGACATGCTGGTCAAGGCGGAGTTCCTCACTGAAGTGGCACCTG AGATTCGCGTAAACCTTCTAGCTGGTCAGCAGATTAGAGGAAAATTCAGTTCTATTCGAGACATGACGAGCTTCAAGGTCCAGTTTGATTACTGCAATGTGAACTTTCTGTGCACCTATGACGATGCAAAGTTTGTTAAGTCTAATCCAGATTTGGCCAGGCGGTTTAAGGAATTTTATGAGGGTAAATCGTTTGCCCTTAATGTCAAGAATGTCTGCGAAAACAATAT CGTTCATCTGAGACCTGTAATGCCGTTGTTCAAAGAGGATCGCAAGACATTCGTCTGTCCTTATCCCGTAGTGCTGAGCTCATTCCAAGCACTTGTTGTGTACACTGCTAAACCTTACCGCGTGTATGTCCAACCGCAGGCAATAGTTCCAGCTATGCAGACCCTATTGGATAATATGTATAAACACTATCAGGCCAAGG GAGatcctttaaaaaaattcgaaGTGGGACAGATCTGTGCTGTACGAAGTTCCGATGGCAATTGGTACAGAGCCAGAATCACAGGAAGGGATTCAAATGCAGCAATCTCCGAAGTATTTTACATCGATTACGGCAACACGGAGGAAATAAAGCGTGACGATATCAAGGCATTGGATGCACAGTTCTATGAGTACGCAAGCGGCTTTGCAGTAGAGATAAATTTGCCGATTGGACGCCCCAGCAACGAAGCAAAGCTAAAGACGCGTATAGCTGAGATTCTTGAGGAGAAGGTTGTCACCATTAAATCGATTGAGGTGCGCCGTAGTCACCTAATTGCCGATGTCGTTATGGAAAACAACCAGAGTGTGATAGACCTGCTTAAGTCTGAGAAGCTTGTACCTGGCATAGATTTGGACTACATGCGCAAGCAAATGGAGAAAGGAAAGTCTCGCACCTACGAGTACATTGAGACAGTAGACTTAACCTTGGACGAAGAGGAGGATAAGGGTCGCAAGGAAACTGGCAGCAAGTCGAGTTCGGCAAATGCCTCGCCAAAGaagaaacaaaataatgacAAGGACCGCGAGCCCAAAAAGAGTAAGCCAGCAGAGCCTGCTCCGACTTCTGCTCCATCACCTGTTCCATTGAAAGCTCCTTCACCAGTTCCTGCGGAGCCGGCTCCAAAACCAGCCATTCCCGTTCCAGAGGCTGTTGATGTACCAGAAATTAACCCAACTGTTGAAGAAGCTGCTCCCGAGTCAAAGCCGGCTCCTGCAAAGGAGGATCCTTACAAAGACTTGGACTGCGTTGTGCTGAGTCATTGCGACAATCCTGCACAATTCTTTGTCCACCCGATCGATCAACTTTCGAAACTAAATCAGCTGCATGAGAACCTTCAGATTGTGTCTCCCTCTTTGCCCCAGTTGATGAACGTGGTAAACGGTGCGGACTGCGTTTCGATGTATTCGGTAGACAAGTGCTGGTATCGCGCTAAAATCATCGATGCCGAGCTTATGGTACTACTTTTCATAGACTATGGCAACACAGATTGCGTATCGGATGCAACTGACATCAAAGAAAGCATGTGGTCGCACATCGAACCCTTCTGCTTGCCATGCGCACTGCCGATATGCCCCAAGGGTACAGCTGATTGGGTAGATGCAGCGAATGGCATCTTTAACGAATCGTATTCGAAGATCCCCCGACTTGAGTACCTTACCCAAGGAGATCACTACACGACCAGTTATGTTAACATGTATATTGAAGGCGAGGATGTGGCTAAGAAATTAATTACTGATGGCTTTGCTAGACCACTAGAGTATCTGGCCAGTGGATGCAGCTGTTATATTTCGCACGTGAATGGAATTTGTGACTTCTTTATTCAGCTTGAACGTGATTCAAAAGCACTAGAACTAATTGAGATGTATTTGCGTGAGGAGGACAAACTAAAGCCACTCGAACGATTTGAAAAGGGTTTGATTGTGGCTGCTCTATTTGAAGACGATGAGCTGTGGTACCGAGCCCAGTTGCGAAAGGAATTGCCCGATTCCCGATACGAAGTTCTGTTTATCGATTACGGTAACACCTCCACCACATCGAAGTGTCTAATGCTGTCCGAGGAGATTGCTAGTCTGCCCAGCTTATCCAAGAAATGTTCGCTGCAGTTGCCCGAGGCCTACATCTCTTGGACACCAGAAGCAGAGGCTAAATTCGCCGAGCTGACAGGCGAGGGTGAGCTGGTGTTTACCACAAAGCTTCTGAAGCCAGGACACGATCATGTCACCATTGATCTCCTGTTGGATGGAGAAAACATCATCGAGAGATTGTTGCCTTTGTGCCATCGAAAGGAACCAAAAGAAGCCAGCAAGGAGTCTCTAACTGTTACTACTAAAGCCATCATTACACACGTGGAGAATACATCCCGATTGTATCTACAGTTTAGCGAGAAGGATTCGTTAATGGACATTATATGCGAGAAGCTTAACGGAAGCAAGCTGCAGCTTAAGACGGAAAAGGCTTCAGTAGATGATATGTGTGTAGTTCAATTCGCCGACGACATGGAGTTCTATCGCTCACGTATTCTGGAAGTGCTCGAAGATGACCAATACAAGGTAGTTTTGATCGATTATGGTAATACAACAGTGGTGGATAAGCTTTACGAGTTACCTCAAGAGTTTACACTCATTAAACCTGTGGCCGATGTCTGCAGTATGGAACCCTGCGCCGTATTTGAGAAAAATAAGGCCCTTACCCTAACAACACTTGACGCACTGCTGGACAGCTGCAACGGTGTTGTGGCAGTGGAATTTGTAAACAAGTCTGCCACTCCTCCTGTGGTCAGATTGACGACTAAAGATAAGAGGAACCTGAAGATCTATGAACACCTTCAAAAGTTGATTGAAGCTGAGCTTAAGCTCAtccaaaaacgaaacgaaaactcTGAATGCGTTATCTCATATGGCAGCTCACCAAAGAGTTTCTATGTGCAAATGAAACACAATTCAGCGGACTTGGACTTGATTGTAAAGACACTGCAGTCTTTAAAGAAGGAGCAACTGAAGATCTTGATCGATGCTTCCACAAATTCAAATGGTGTTTGCTACTCTCAGGAGGATTCCTGTTACTATCGCTGTAGTATCAAGTCTGTATTGGAGGCTAACCAGGGCTTTGAAGTCTTTTTGCTAGATTACGGAAACACCCTGATCGTTCCAGAGGTCTGGAAGCTGCCTCAAGAGATAGAGCCGATTCCATCATTGGCCCTACACTGCCAGCTCAGTGAGATTCCAAAAGATGTGTCTGATGAAAAACTGGAAGAAGCCTTTGCCGCTTTGCTAGAGCAACACTTTGGAGAACTATACGAGATAACTACTCAGCCAAACGAGGATGAGACAAAACCTTTTGTTGCTCAACTTCGTATTAACTATAAGGATTTCGTCCAGGAGCTGGCCAGTACGGTGACCGGGGTACAGAAACCACTCGAAGTGGAGCTGCACAACTGCGTTGTGGTGCAGTACGATGACCCTATGTCCTTCTACGTGCAGATGGAAAGCGATGTGCCAGCATTAGAGCAAATGACTGATAAGCTCCTCGATGCAGAACAGGAGTTACCCGCTTTTGGCGACCTCAAAGAGGGAGCATTGTGTGTGGCTCAGTTCCCGGAGGACGAGGTCTTCTATCGCGCCCAGATTGTCAAAGTTTTGGACGAGGGAAAGTGCGAGGTGCATTTTATTGACTTTGGCAACAATGCCGTGTCCCAGCAGTTCCGCCAGCTGCCCGAGGAGTTGGCCAAGCCGCAGCGATACAGCAAGCATTGCGAGCTGGAGGCGTCTACCATATCCAAGTGCGACGCAGCCCTGCTCCAGACGTTCATTGACACACGCTTCTCTGAAACATTCCAGGTAGAGATTTTGGCCACCAAGGGAGCTGGCACCCACGTCGTGCGACTCTTCTACCAGAGCAAGAACATCAGCGAGAAGCTTCAGGAAAATCAGTGA